A window from Musa acuminata AAA Group cultivar baxijiao chromosome BXJ3-10, Cavendish_Baxijiao_AAA, whole genome shotgun sequence encodes these proteins:
- the LOC135584296 gene encoding AP-4 complex subunit mu-like isoform X2, producing the protein MIAQFFVLSQRGDNIVFRDYRGEVSKGSAEIFFRKVKFWKEDEEEEAPPVFNVDGVNYIHVKIAGLFFVTTTRVNVSPSLVLELLQRIARVTKDYLGVLNEDSLRKNFVLVYELLDEVIDFGYPQTTSTEVLKSYVFNEPIVIDSTRVPPLGPASMFMQGTKKMPGTAVTKSVIVTEPGGRKREEIFVDIIEKISVTFSSSGYILTSEIDGTIQMKSYLTGSPEIRLALNEDLSIGRNSSSVYDYRSSAGGAVILDDCNFHESVRLDSFDVDRTLSLIPPDGEFAAMNYRMTQEFKPPFRVSALIEEAGQLKAEAIIKIRADFAASVTANTIIVQMPVPTYTARISFELESGAVGQTADFKEGAKRLEWCLKKIVGGSEHTLCAKLTFSQESHGNIAREAGPINMNFTIPMYNASKLQVRYLHIAKKSPSYNPYRWVRYVTQSNSYVARL; encoded by the exons ATGATCGCCCAGTTCTTCGTGTTGTCGCAGCGAGGCGACAACATCGTCTTCCGTGACT ATCGTGGGGAAGTTTCAAAAGGAAGTGCTGAGATATTTTTTCGCAAAGTGAAGTTCTggaaagaggatgaagaagaggaggcacCTCCTGTCTTT AATGTGGATGGGGTTAACTACATCCACGTGAAGATTGCGGGATTGTTCTTTGTGACAACAACAAGAGTTAATGTTTCACCTTCTCTTGTTCTAGAGCTCTTGCAAAGAATTGCTCGTGTCACAAAAGATTATCTTGGGGTTCTTAACGAAGACTCGTTGCGAAAAAATTTCGTGCTCGTGTATGAATTACTTGATGAAGTTATT GACTTTGGTTATCCACAAACAACTTCTACGGAGGTTTTGAAGTCATATGTATTTAATGAACCAATTGTAATTGATTCCACACGTGTGCCTCCTCTTGGTCCGGCATCAATGTTTATG CAAGGCACCAAAAAGATGCCTGGTACAGCTGTTACCAAATCTGTTATAGTTACAGAACCTGGTGGCAGAAAGAGGGAGGAAATATTTGTTgacattattgaaaaaataagtgTGACATTCAGCTCTAGT GGTTATATACTCACATCAGAGATTGATGGCACCATTCAAATGAAAAGCTACTTGACAGGAAGCCCAGAAATTCGTCTGGCTCTTAATGAGGACTTGAGCATTGGTAGGAACAGTTCTTCTGTTTATG ACTATAGAAGTTCAGCAGGAGGAGCTGTAATACTTGATGACTGTAATTTCCATGAATCAGTTCGTCTTGACAGCTTTGATGTGGACCGAACTTTATCACTA ATACCTCCAGATGGAGAATTTGCTGCAATGAACTATCGTATGACTCAGGAATTTAAGCCTCCTTTTCGTGTTAGTGCATTGATTGAAGAAGCAGGACAATTAAAG GCtgaagctattataaaaatacgTGCTGATTTTGCAGCGAGTGTAACTGCTAACACAATTATAGTACAAATGCCGGTGCCAACTTATACAGCAAG GATTAGTTTTGAGTTGGAGTCTGGTGCTGTTGGACAGACAGCTGATTTTAAAGAGGGAGCTAAAAGACTTGAATGGTGTCTAAAGAAG ATTGTGGGTGGGTCTGAACACACGCTATGTGCAAAGCTCACATTTTCACAGGAATCACATG GAAACATTGCTAGAGAGGCTGGACCAATAAACATGAACTTCACAATACCAATGTACAATGCATCAAAGCTTCAG GTAAGATATCTACACATAGCAAAGAAGTCACCCTCCTACAACCCATATCGGTGGGTGAGATATGTCACACAATCAAACTCCTACGTGGCTCGTTTGTGA
- the LOC135584296 gene encoding AP-4 complex subunit mu-like isoform X1, whose translation MIAQFFVLSQRGDNIVFRDYRGEVSKGSAEIFFRKVKFWKEDEEEEAPPVFVGICNVDGVNYIHVKIAGLFFVTTTRVNVSPSLVLELLQRIARVTKDYLGVLNEDSLRKNFVLVYELLDEVIDFGYPQTTSTEVLKSYVFNEPIVIDSTRVPPLGPASMFMQGTKKMPGTAVTKSVIVTEPGGRKREEIFVDIIEKISVTFSSSGYILTSEIDGTIQMKSYLTGSPEIRLALNEDLSIGRNSSSVYDYRSSAGGAVILDDCNFHESVRLDSFDVDRTLSLIPPDGEFAAMNYRMTQEFKPPFRVSALIEEAGQLKAEAIIKIRADFAASVTANTIIVQMPVPTYTARISFELESGAVGQTADFKEGAKRLEWCLKKIVGGSEHTLCAKLTFSQESHGNIAREAGPINMNFTIPMYNASKLQVRYLHIAKKSPSYNPYRWVRYVTQSNSYVARL comes from the exons ATGATCGCCCAGTTCTTCGTGTTGTCGCAGCGAGGCGACAACATCGTCTTCCGTGACT ATCGTGGGGAAGTTTCAAAAGGAAGTGCTGAGATATTTTTTCGCAAAGTGAAGTTCTggaaagaggatgaagaagaggaggcacCTCCTGTCTTTGTAGGTATTTGT AATGTGGATGGGGTTAACTACATCCACGTGAAGATTGCGGGATTGTTCTTTGTGACAACAACAAGAGTTAATGTTTCACCTTCTCTTGTTCTAGAGCTCTTGCAAAGAATTGCTCGTGTCACAAAAGATTATCTTGGGGTTCTTAACGAAGACTCGTTGCGAAAAAATTTCGTGCTCGTGTATGAATTACTTGATGAAGTTATT GACTTTGGTTATCCACAAACAACTTCTACGGAGGTTTTGAAGTCATATGTATTTAATGAACCAATTGTAATTGATTCCACACGTGTGCCTCCTCTTGGTCCGGCATCAATGTTTATG CAAGGCACCAAAAAGATGCCTGGTACAGCTGTTACCAAATCTGTTATAGTTACAGAACCTGGTGGCAGAAAGAGGGAGGAAATATTTGTTgacattattgaaaaaataagtgTGACATTCAGCTCTAGT GGTTATATACTCACATCAGAGATTGATGGCACCATTCAAATGAAAAGCTACTTGACAGGAAGCCCAGAAATTCGTCTGGCTCTTAATGAGGACTTGAGCATTGGTAGGAACAGTTCTTCTGTTTATG ACTATAGAAGTTCAGCAGGAGGAGCTGTAATACTTGATGACTGTAATTTCCATGAATCAGTTCGTCTTGACAGCTTTGATGTGGACCGAACTTTATCACTA ATACCTCCAGATGGAGAATTTGCTGCAATGAACTATCGTATGACTCAGGAATTTAAGCCTCCTTTTCGTGTTAGTGCATTGATTGAAGAAGCAGGACAATTAAAG GCtgaagctattataaaaatacgTGCTGATTTTGCAGCGAGTGTAACTGCTAACACAATTATAGTACAAATGCCGGTGCCAACTTATACAGCAAG GATTAGTTTTGAGTTGGAGTCTGGTGCTGTTGGACAGACAGCTGATTTTAAAGAGGGAGCTAAAAGACTTGAATGGTGTCTAAAGAAG ATTGTGGGTGGGTCTGAACACACGCTATGTGCAAAGCTCACATTTTCACAGGAATCACATG GAAACATTGCTAGAGAGGCTGGACCAATAAACATGAACTTCACAATACCAATGTACAATGCATCAAAGCTTCAG GTAAGATATCTACACATAGCAAAGAAGTCACCCTCCTACAACCCATATCGGTGGGTGAGATATGTCACACAATCAAACTCCTACGTGGCTCGTTTGTGA